The Tripterygium wilfordii isolate XIE 37 chromosome 18, ASM1340144v1, whole genome shotgun sequence nucleotide sequence TCTCGGATCCTAGAACCAATTTAATGCGGCCCGGTCTGGCCCAATAAGTGGACCTTTACATGGGCTTTAATACAGAAAGCCCACATATGTTGTTGGGCGGATTGTTaatgttttctttcttgttaATTGTTATGATTTTACTATTTTAGGACTTATTATTGCAAGTAAAGCCTCTTTGGGCCTAAATTTTAGACCCAActaataaatttcaaatttactTCTTTATGACTAGGACAGGTTAAGgctaatatttttttgaaactaAACCCAAACAGGTTAAGGCTAATATTGAAACTAGGGTTTTCATCAAATTTCATTTAAACATCCGATATAGATCTAAATTCAGATAACTTTAATAATGTGTTATTTTAGTCCTTTAATCATGCATTAGTGACTCTATTGTATCAAACCATATTATATGAATCAAGAGAGATAATATATGTTGACTTTTTTAATATGCCATAATATGGTGGCAAATCCGATGGGACCAACAATCATGGAGCTATGGATTTTTCCTACCTTTGTTATCCATAGATGCTGAAATCTAGGGCAAGTTGTAATAATTCGTGCAAAATATCATATGGGTATGATTCAACTACATCAATTATTTTGACAAAGACATGCCATGATACAAAAGGGGGTAGCCCGCAAATGCTGATCAATTGACTTTGTGATTGCCTGTTTGCACTAAAAAACTttcatttttaacatatttCCCTGTAATCAACATTCATTATAAATGATCTATATACCTCATTAGGCCAACTTGTTCAGGCAAACCAACTATGCCCTAATATTAGGGTTACATAGCCGGCGGGTGGACGGTCTTTAGTTAAATGaatacaagggtccactttactcatggttttttttttccttattttatgGAAAGATGATGGGTATGGGCGACCAATATAACAACCCTTTTTGGATGTGATCGTGAGAGTACTCATTCATTGTGGAATATTCGATTTGAGCCATAACTATTGTCTTTGAGGCGAGTCTGTCACCACAACCTCAACGAAGAGCACACGAGATTTGAACATGTGACCGCCACTAAGAAGAGGGTTAACCAAGTGGGTTATCTTTTATTGGTTactaatgttgttgttgttgttgtcatgCCCACCCAATTACTACCAATTAATTTCTTCAACAACTAAAAAACGAATCCAAGCATACTATTGTGATTTTAAAAATTGTGAATTATTAATCTAAGTGAGGAGTTCAAGCGGTAAATGAAATTTGGTTAGTTACAAGGGATGCCCATTCTATCTTCACATGTCCTAAATTGGAGACGTCGTAATGGACAGGTCCAGAATCCTTACTCTGTTCCCTTGGCTGTCTGGACTGCAAGTAATTAATAAAAGATCTTGACTGAGAAGATGGTTGAATCCAAGAATTAATGTTACAACTACTAGCAGGTTTGTATGGACGAATGGGTATCCTGACTATTTATTCATCCATGACAGACTGTCCTTTTATGGTACGTAGCAATCACTAGTTTCAAGGACAAGCGCTGTTATGGCGGATCTACCCTCACTGTGGTGTGGTCACACTGTCAAATGATGCCGTGTATGAAAAACCAGTCCATTAGTGTTGGAGAAAGCTTAGCTCGTAGTTTTCAAGAGAGAAACCCAGGTATACCCCACTTCTTTACTCCTCAGATTTTCTGCCAAGGCCAAGCTTAGCTAACATGGCCAGTTTTTCTCACCATTATTGTTCATCATAAGAGAGGAGAAAAGTATGCATCTATTACTAAAGAGAAACTTTAAAGCTGTACATATTGAAGCCTGTTCAATGGTTCTGAGCCACACAACCATACTCAGTACTAGTGTCTAACTTGGCTTTCTGAATTTCCCCTGTTTTGGGTCTTTATGGTAAGCATCCAACCCTTATGCCCATGTTGTGTTTGTTAAAATTTGTGAAAGGCATAAATATCCAACATTTAAACCAGATTTATATCTGCTTCATCCTTTATAGGTTTATATCTGCTCATTTTGCTTAGTAATTTTGTTGGGTCgtttatgattttgttttttcagaTACTCTCCTGCCAAATGAAGTGTGTATAGAACAGAAAGGAGTGTTTCCATGAGGCACTGCAGCTTGTTCTTGTTATTATGTCTTACATGGAGTTTCTTCTTCTTGGGTACTTATCAAATCTCCTCGCAAACAGAAGTGCTTCTTCAGCTAAGGAAACTACTGGAGTACCCAAAGCAACTGGAATATTGGAATGATCAGGGCTTAGATTTTTGTTACTTATCTTCATCCACACAAGTGAACATCACATGCCAAGACAATTCTGTTACTGAGCTCAAAATTGTGGGTGATAAGCCCAACAAGGCTAATAATTATGATGGGTTTGCCATTCCAAATCAAACTTTATCAGATATCTTCTCTATGGATTCTTTTGTTGCTACACTGGCAAGGCTAACAAGCTTGAGGGTTCTTAGTTTGGTATCTTTGGGCATTTGGGGTCCTCTTCCGGATAAAATTCATCGGTTGTCTTCACTTGAATTCTTAGATTTGAGTTCGAATTTTCTCTCCGGCCCAATCCCTCCAAAACTATCTACAATGGTAAGGCTTCACACTGTTATACTGGATCACAATTTCTTCAACGATACAGTCCCCAGTTGGTTTGATTCTTTATCTAATTTGACCGTTCTAAGCTTGAAGAACAACCAATTGAAAGGTCCATTTCCATCTTCATTAGGTAAAATCACAACTCTTACTGATCTTGTTCTGTCCAGCAACAAGATATCTGGGGAAGTTCCGGATATTAGTGGCCTCAGTAGCCTACTTGTGGTGGATTTGAGTTTGAATGAATTGGATTCTAATCTACCAAAAATGCCTAGAGGATTGGTTGTTGCTGTTCTAAGCAACAACTCCTTTTCGGGGGAAATAACGAAGCAATTTAGCCAGCTAAGTCACCTCCAACATCTtgatatatcaattaatttattagaaggAGCTCCGCCTGCTGCAGTTTTTTCATTGCCAAACATCAGTTACTTGAACCTGGCATCAAACATGTTGAGTGGCTCGCTTCCGCACCATCTAAGATGTGGCAGCAAACTTGAGTTTGTTGATATATCTGAAAACAGGTTGACTGGTGACTTGCCATCTTGCTTAAGCATTAAATCAGAGGGGAGACTTGTTAAGTTTAGTGGAAATTGCTTATCCGTTGATGCAGGTCATCAGCACACAACATCACATTGTACGGAAGCCAACACGAACAAGAAACATTCTGGAGGAAAAAATGTGGTGATACTAGTATGTATTATTGGAGGGGCACTAGTTTTTATGGTGCTTCTggcctttgtttttctttgtgtgtTCAGAAGATTTTGTCCTCGAGGGATATCGGAGCAGCATTTGTTGCATAAAGCAGGGCCAGATAATTCTGTAGCTGGATTCTCCTCCGAGATGCTAACAAGTGCAAGTAGGTTTTCGTTAACTGACCATAGCAGTtgtccttttttattttcttcagaaAATGTGGCTTTAGTTTGAAAATTGACTTGCGAAATTAATTGGCACGTTGGATCAGATATGTTGAATTTATTGGAGTTTATAGACAATGATGTTCCATTGAAATTTTACTTTCCTTGTCTATTCCTCAGGATTTATATCTCAGGCTGCAAAGTTGGGAATACAAGGTCTCCCGGCTTGTCGGCCATTTGCTTTAGAAGAGTTGAAGGAAGCTACAAATAACTTCGATAACTCTGCGTATATTGGTGAAGGGTCACATGGGAAGGTAAATCCTAAAAAGTAAAGATTCAACAGATTATGAACGAGTGCATAACATATTTATTGACGGCTTGTCTCAGCCATTTACATTCATTGTTCCATTTGTtaatatcttttttttgttcaGCTCTACAAAGGAAGACTAGAGAATGGCACCCAAGTGACCATAAGATGCCTGCTACCGTCGAAGAAGTTCTCAATTCGCAACCTTAAGCTCAGGTTGGATTTGCTTGCAAAGCTCCGGCATCCACATCTTGTTTGCCTGTTGGGATATTGCATCTATGATGGTGGACAAGATAATTACAGTATAAACACCGTCTTCCTTATTTATGAATACGTGTACGGTGGAGATTTTCCTACTCAATTTTCAGGTGATTTAGCAAATTGACAAGTGTTCGTCTTTTGTATTCCTGTCTTTCTTGCAAATCATCTGAAAGCAAGACATCTATCCATGTCAGTTAAATATTTATCCATTCTCTTGTTGCTGGTATTTGATAGTAAAGTTGATTTAGCAGCTACACCGTGCCTGGCCTCATTTAGATGTTCTTTGAGTCTGTCACTGCTTGCTTAAAGTACATCTGCGTTACACGAACAGGTTGTCTAACTACATGTGTGCTATATTAGCAGAAAATAGATCCGGGAAGGGTTTCGACTGGTCAGAG carries:
- the LOC119984249 gene encoding probable inactive leucine-rich repeat receptor-like protein kinase At3g03770 isoform X1, which produces MRHCSLFLLLCLTWSFFFLGTYQISSQTEVLLQLRKLLEYPKQLEYWNDQGLDFCYLSSSTQVNITCQDNSVTELKIVGDKPNKANNYDGFAIPNQTLSDIFSMDSFVATLARLTSLRVLSLVSLGIWGPLPDKIHRLSSLEFLDLSSNFLSGPIPPKLSTMVRLHTVILDHNFFNDTVPSWFDSLSNLTVLSLKNNQLKGPFPSSLGKITTLTDLVLSSNKISGEVPDISGLSSLLVVDLSLNELDSNLPKMPRGLVVAVLSNNSFSGEITKQFSQLSHLQHLDISINLLEGAPPAAVFSLPNISYLNLASNMLSGSLPHHLRCGSKLEFVDISENRLTGDLPSCLSIKSEGRLVKFSGNCLSVDAGHQHTTSHCTEANTNKKHSGGKNVVILVCIIGGALVFMVLLAFVFLCVFRRFCPRGISEQHLLHKAGPDNSVAGFSSEMLTSARFISQAAKLGIQGLPACRPFALEELKEATNNFDNSAYIGEGSHGKLYKGRLENGTQVTIRCLLPSKKFSIRNLKLRLDLLAKLRHPHLVCLLGYCIYDGGQDNYSINTVFLIYEYVYGGDFPTQFSAENRSGKGFDWSERLAILIGVARAVHFLHTGVIPGFFNNQLKTNNILLNEHKIAKLSDYGLSIISEETGSRGGEIEGDVKSRQMTRFDDDVYSFGFILLEALIGRSGSARRAALTQDEWAFLNNQEERLRVVDAMVMATCSQESLSIVVGIMNKCIHSESWSRPSFEDILWNLQYAAQVQSTADEQKMDKASFQ
- the LOC119984249 gene encoding probable inactive leucine-rich repeat receptor-like protein kinase At3g03770 isoform X2; amino-acid sequence: MRHCSLFLLLCLTWSFFFLGTYQISSQTEVLLQLRKLLEYPKQLEYWNDQGLDFCYLSSSTQVNITCQDNSVTELKIVGDKPNKANNYDGFAIPNQTLSDIFSMDSFVATLARLTSLRVLSLVSLGIWGPLPDKIHRLSSLEFLDLSSNFLSGPIPPKLSTMVRLHTVILDHNFFNDTVPSWFDSLSNLTVLSLKNNQLKGPFPSSLGKITTLTDLVLSSNKISGEVPDISGLSSLLVVDLSLNELDSNLPKMPRGLVVAVLSNNSFSGEITKQFSQLSHLQHLDISINLLEGAPPAAVFSLPNISYLNLASNMLSGSLPHHLRCGSKLEFVDISENRLTGDLPSCLSIKSEGRLVKFSGNCLSVDAGHQHTTSHCTEANTNKKHSGGKNVVILVCIIGGALVFMVLLAFVFLCVFRRFCPRGISEQHLLHKAGPDNSVAGFSSEMLTSARFISQAAKLGIQGLPACRPFALEELKEATNNFDNSAYIGEGSHGKLYKGRLENGTQVTIRCLLPSKKFSIRNLKLRLDLLAKLRHPHLVCLLGYCIYDGGQDNYSINTVFLIYEYVYGGDFPTQFSENRSGKGFDWSERLAILIGVARAVHFLHTGVIPGFFNNQLKTNNILLNEHKIAKLSDYGLSIISEETGSRGGEIEGDVKSRQMTRFDDDVYSFGFILLEALIGRSGSARRAALTQDEWAFLNNQEERLRVVDAMVMATCSQESLSIVVGIMNKCIHSESWSRPSFEDILWNLQYAAQVQSTADEQKMDKASFQ